Proteins encoded by one window of Haematobia irritans isolate KBUSLIRL chromosome 2, ASM5000362v1, whole genome shotgun sequence:
- the LOC142226422 gene encoding WD repeat-containing protein on Y chromosome-like, with translation MDAIEYTGDKDRPLVEYQSISSTCSHMKDLERPERLHEWLQPHEIEMLHQRFVEKKKLNYDQLREELADLDIHFNDLEYNRLFLKINQNRDFKCDWNEFVSYLIFGFQEDDPAGQKESLVLPISSPPIVKKSEHRSAVCCLSLMKNESDFIVDDEVQDRGEVEEQDHENKDDIEEIDEGTEELKRKLADLAVIDTPDNTGVWITASKEGQIRFWSPHLEPLRSGMSESMHLKMSTWILAIQALSDVSIVCTASTERELRFHETVASTFTLRIVIRSMPYAVCCMSYSFYPNGRTNSRLIMGDYGGNVRILEFNPHLRGPFQSKPGAALVEVFWSDMLKGKLPLFMVHEYPNIHSELIQDTFYSFRLNSLFCAAEYRNTRKYRGLCPGLILANGDDRTIFRIPLGVTTFCVDEKNNIVVTGGPDSIVRVWDVYIPSKPSGVLTGHNGGIVKVFVQPDEKKVYSIDYQKIIKVWDLSEYILLQTFGDLNRIIPGETDLVYCYHSHMRTLLIGGRQLVMIKCNPRVRVDLTDGNTHAAPVSVVLYNRLFRNVVTCGLDSYIIVWDPWTGRRKLIMKNCHTKQLYGEHIDIEITAACFDPLEQFLLTGARDGSLKIWNYNNAVCVRNMSIKAEHEVTSVIWVVERILAVGWDQQVTEFNDVEGREYGSPKKWPMFHTDDVTCADVKLGEGVVTASYSGELIFWKLETGQPYRRYNVATPEAFIELKLNQHATNEDDEDQLDKEVRRSSNINVDQFVRKSMSQHIGEMAKQQLRRKEKPQLKVNINDDDGEGEEHLRKRMETLPMSVQSVLYLQTRPMTKEHGSVLVSLETGIIQVYSHHYRGGFLKQFNAIHKTGDCVLAMSTDRKNRYLFTGTAFGYIKIWYIENLCVPEMEKVKVNMPLLRLQFIFLRNDKFLTRAKRAVRHQTEPLLVSSYKGHLKAINSIAYINQVKILITGSHDCSCRLWSLGGRYLGTLGTPLPWAKLSPFEPIEEDIGKYRMPPDIQKVASATTMKVITGTQLENFTMTYNRKSTEDLKNEVMEEDDTLRLYGKPLRDPILGKHFQLPGRSAAEQRIDLDVTASYIPVFTHLKIHEAGELNRPSTPPVIRRVANESYMDFYEPAHGGAGGGDGVQEKSEDPLFKSNRRSTAKGSVVFSGNTEQQNKGFQEMK, from the exons ATGGATGCCATTGAATATACTGGCGACAAGGATCGTCCTCTGGTTGAATATCAATCAATATCCTCCACATGTTCACACATGAAAGATTTGGAAAGACCAGAGCGTTTGCATGAATGGCTGCAACCTCATGAAATTGAAATGCTTCACCAAAGATTTGTGGAGAAGAAGAAACTAAACTATGATCAATTACGTGAGGAGTTGGCCGATCTTGATATTCATTTCAATGACTTGGAATATAATCGgctatttttaaaaatcaatcaaaatcgAGATTTCAAATGTGATTGGAATGAATTCGTATCGTATCTGATATTTGGATTCCAGGAAGATGATCCTGCCGGCCAAAAGGAGTCCTTAGTTTTGCCAATTTCGTCGCCGCCTATTGTAAAAAAATCTGAGCATAGATCGGCTGTATGTTGTCtaagtttaatgaaaaatgAATCCGATTTCATAGTTGATGATGAAGTTCAAGATAGAGGGGAGGTCGAGGAGCAGGACCATGAAAATAAGGATGACATAGAGGAGATAGATGAAGGAACTGAAGAACTAAAACGTAAATTGGCAGATTTAGCAGTGATTGATACTCCTGATAACACTGGGGTATGGATAACTGCAAGTAAAGAGGgtcaaataagattttggtcaCCACATTTGGAGCCTTTACGTAGTGGCATGTCGGAGAGCa tgcatttaaaaatGTCCACATGGATTTTAGCCATTCAAGCATTATCGGATGTTAGCATTGTTTGCACTGCTTCCACTGAGAGAGAATTACGTTTCCATGAGACAGTAGCTTCTACATTCACTTTGCGCATTGTTATACGTAGTAtgccatatgctgtttgttgtaTGTCCTATAGCTTTTATCCCAATGGCAGGACTAATTCCCGTTTGATTATGGGAGATTATGGTGGTAATGTTCGTATATTGGAATTTAATCCCCATTTGAGAGGGCCATTTCAATCAAAACCTGGAGCTGCCTTGGTTGAGGTATTCTGGAGTGATATGCTTAAG GGCAAATTACCTTTGTTCATGGTCCATGAGTATCCAAATATCCATTCTGAACTTATACAAGACACGTTTTATTCATTTCGTTTGAATTCTCTATTTTGTGCGGCGGAATATCGAAACACTAGAAAATATCGGGGCCTTTGTCCTGGCTTAATTTTGGCTAATGGGGATGATAGAACAATATTCCGTATACCCCTG GGTGTTACCACTTTCTGTGTGGATGAAAAGAATAACATTGTTGTTACGGGTGGACCAGATTCAATTGTTCGTGTATGGGATGTCTATATTCCAAGTAAACCATCCGGAGTTTTGACTGGCCATAATGGTGGTAttgtaaaggtttttgtccaacCGGATGAAAAGAAAGTCTACAG CATTGACTATCAGAAAATCATAAAAGTTTGGGATCTGAGCGAATATATTTTACTACAAACATTTGGCGATTTGAATCGTATAATACCAGGCGAAACTGATTTGGTATATTGCTATCATTCACATATGAGGACACTTCTGATTGGAGGACGTCAATTGGTCATGATTAAATGTAATCCTCGAGTACGAGTCGATCTCACCGATGGCAATACCCATGCTGCTCCAGTTTCTGTAGTTCTGTACAACCGACTATTTCGCAATGTGGTAACTTGTGGACTCGATAGCTATATAATTGTTTGGGATCCATGGACGGGTCGTCGAAAGCTCATCATGAAGAATTGTCACACCAAACAATTGTATGGAGAGCATATTGATATTGAAATAACAGCAGCGTGTTTTGATCCCTTGGAACAATTTCTCTTGACGGGAGCCCGAGATGGTTCATTGAAGATATGGAATTATAATAATGCAGTGTGTGTACGTAATATGAGTATAAAGGCGGAACATGAGGTTACATCGGTAATTTGGGTGGTGGAAAG GATCCTTGCTGTTGGTTGGGACCAACAAGTCACTGAATTCAATGATGTTGAAGGTCGAGAATATGGTAGTCCCAAGAAATGGCCCATGTTTCATACGGACGATGTTACCTGTGCCGATGTAAAATTGGGTGAAGGTGTTGTTACTGCATCCTATTCGGGTGAATTGATCTTTTGGAAATTGGAGACAGGTCAACCATATCGTCGCTATAATGTAGCAACTCCAGAAGCATTTATTGAACTTAAACTGAATCAGCATGCTACCAATGAAGATGATGAGGATCAGCTGGATAAGGAAGTTCGCCGATCTTCTAATATCAatgtagaccaatttgtgcGTAAATCTATGTCCCAACATATTGGGGAAATGGCCAAGCAGCAAttaagaagaaaagaaaaaccccAACTGAAGGTCAACATAAACGATGACGATGGAGAAGGAGAGGAACACCTACGCAAGCGTATGGAAACATTGCCAATGTCTGTACAATCTGTTCTATATTTGCAAACTCGACCCATGACTAAGGAGCATG GAAGTGTTCTGGTATCACTTGAAACGGGAATTATACAAGTCTATTCGCATCATTATcgtggtggatttttaaaacaattcaaTGCCATCCACAAAACTGGAGATTGTGTTTTGGCGATGTCAACGGATCGTAAGAATCGTTATCTATTCACGGGAACTGCCTTTGGTTATATCAAGATTTggtacatagaaaatttgtg CGTACCAGAAATGGAAAAGGTAAAAGTGAACATGCCATTACTGCGGttacaattcatatttttacGGAATGATAAATTTCTAACAAGAGCTAAGAGAGCAGTACGCCATCAGACAGAGCCATTGTTAGTCAGTTCATATAAAGGACATTTGAAAGCCATCAATTCGATTGCCTATATAAATcaggtgaaaattttaataac AGGAAGCCACGATTGCTCTTGTCGCCTATGGTCTTTGGGTGGTCGTTATCTGGGTACTTTGGGTACTCCTTTACCTTGGGCAAAACTGTCTCCTTTTGAACCAATCGAAGAGGATATTGGAAAATACCGTATGCCTCCTGACATACAAAAAGTGGCTAGTGCAACTACTATGAAG GTTATCACTGGAACTCAATtggagaatttcaccatgacctatAATCGCAAATCAACTGAAGATCTCAAGAATGAAGTAATGGAAGAAGATGATACTTTACGTTTATATGGCAAACCTTTACGTGATCCCATATTAGGAAAACATTTCCAGTTGCCAGGACGTAGTGCAGCTGAACAACGCATCGATTTAGATGTAACCGCATCGTATATACCCGTCTTCACCCATCTTAAGATACATGAAGCAGGTGAATTGAATAGACCTTCAACACCACCGGTCATACGGCGTGTGGCCAATGAAAGCTATATGGATTTTTATGAACCTGCACATGGTGGCGCTGGTGGTGGTGATGGAGTCCAAGAAAAGTCTGAAGATCCTTTATTTAAATCTAATAGGCGAAGTACTGCTAAGGGCTCGGTAGTCTTTAGTGGAAACACTGAGCAGCAGAATAAAGGGTTCCAAGagatgaagtga
- the RpL7-like gene encoding ribosomal protein L7-like, whose product MSDKYAVPNKLPGKTVSVLAHRKRRILQDKATLEQKKKLKTERVAKVKQHHKFRRAESFVMNYIKAERTANRIKHTLRKTNICDTKDSTKVNQKLLLVMRHAGKKIFDETTNKIMKTLHLNNRHNAVFLENTKENQILLKVVEPFVVYGYPNIATIRELIFKKGFARIDGKKTPIQSNTMIEEQLGDKGIICLEDIIHEIFTVGPNFQEVQKFLCSFLLSSPRDGWQKKVSVSYKRGGEYGDRAEGINELISRCI is encoded by the exons atgtcGGACAA ATATGCTGTTCCCAATAAACTGCCTGGTAAAACCGTATCGGTTTTGGCCCACCGTAAAAGACGCATTCTTCAAGACAAGGCTACCTtggaacaaaagaaaaaattgaaaactgagCGTGTGGCAAAAGTCAAACAACATCATAAATTCCGTAGAGCTGAATCTTTTGTTATGAATTACATCAAAGCTGAACGTACTGCAAATCGCATAAAGCATACCCTACGTAAGACAAATATCTGTGACACTAAGGACTCCACAAAAGTTAACCAAAAACTACTTCTGGTTATGCGACACGCTGGTAAGAAGATCTTCGATGAAACCACCAACAAAATCATGAAAACCCTACATTTGAACAATCGTCATAATGCCGTCTTCTTGGAGAATACCAAGGAGAACCAAATTCTATTGAAAGTAGTGGAACCTTTTGTGGTCTATGGTTATCCAAATATAGCAACAATACGTGAATTAATATTCAAAAAGGGTTTTGCACGCATCGATGGCAAGAAAACACCGATTCAATCCAACACCATGATCGAGGAGCAATTGGGTGATaagggtataatatgtttggaagatatCATACATGAGATATTTACAGTTGGTCCCAATTTCCAAGAAGTTCAAAAGTTTTTGTGTTCATTTCTG tTATCAAGTCCTCGTGATGgttggcaaaagaaggtttcagTTTCCTATAAACGTGGTGGTGAATATGGTGATCGCGCAGAGGGTATCAATGAGTTGATATCACGTTGTATATAA